The following DNA comes from Streptomyces sp. NBC_00273.
GCACTCGCAGAAGGCTGACGCGGCGCGCCGAAGGGCCGGAGGGGTCGGAGGGCCGGAGGGCCGGAGTCACGTGGCGCGTGACTCCGCCCCGGGGCGGGTCCGGCCCCGGCCCCGGCCCCGGCCCGCGCGAGGTCACGGCCGGATGATGCGGACCTGGTAGCTGCCGTTGCGCAGTTCACCCACCACGGACACGCTGATGCCCGCCTTCTCGTCGGTGAAGGTCTCGCCCGGCCGGAACGGCGCGTCCGAGAGTTCCGCGTGCACGTTGGGCCGCCGGGTGCAGCCGCCGCTCGTGCTGGCACTGTCCGACACGGTGATCGGGCCGTGCCCGGTGTCCACGTCGGAGTCCACCTTGTAGATGAGGACGCCCGGCTTGCAGACGGCCTCGTCGTTCCCGGCCAGCGTCCGCACCTCCACCGCGTACCCGGAGCTCTCCGACAGCGGGACGAAGGCCAGCTTGGTGCCGCCCCGTATCCCCAGCGGGGACAGGGTGTGGTCGCTGGTGCCCGATTTGGCCGCGCAGCTGATCTGCTTGCTGTCCAGCCAGCCCAGTTTCCACTTGTGCCAGCCCATCAGGTCGTTGTTGGCACCCCAGTCCTCGCTCATGATGTCCCAGTGCCCGACCGTGTTCCCGCCGTCCGAGGTGTACAGGTCGGGCAGCCCGAAGACGTGCCCGTTCTCGTGCGGGAGCACCCGGTAGCCGGTCTCCTGGTAGGTGCCGGAGCCGTCGTCCTGCCGGCTGTAGACGAAGGACGTGTTGGCCAGCGGCACCCCGTCGGCGACCGGAGCCTCGCCGTTGCCCGAGAAGGTCACCGACAGGACGGTGTCCAGGGCGGACGGCCCGGCGTTCGGCGTGACCAGGACGTTGATCAGGTCGTACCGGGCGAAGTCCACCTCGGGGTCGGCGGCCTTCGCTATGTGCTCGACGAGCTGCCGGTAGCCCGGCTCGTACGCGGACCCGCGCTCGATCCCGTACGCCGCGAAGGGCATCGGCATCCGCAACCAGCCCTTTATCGGCGCCTCGGCCCGGTAGACCAGCCGGCCGTAGGAACTCGTGCGGAACCATTCGGCCGTCTGGGGGAAGAACTCCGCCATCCGGTCCGCCGCCGTGCCCTCGCCCTTGGCATCAGGGAAGTCGATCATCAGGTTCAGGGCCCTGATCTCGCCGGTCGAGCGCGAGTAGCCGGGCGGAGTCGGCATGCCCTCGGACATCTGCACACCCATGGTGCCCGCGATCCGGCAGGGCGCGAGAGCCGATTCGACGGTCGTGGCCACCGCTCCGGCCGCCGAGTTGCCACGGCTGGATATGCCCGTGCTGGCCGTCGCCGTGACGCCGAGGGCCAGCGCGGTCAGGCCGATGTACGCGCTGGTGCGGCGTGGTCTGCGTATCCGGTGGCGGGTCTGCGACATGGAGATCGCCTTCGGGTCCGCGGCAGCCGGCCCTGCCCGGTCTGCGCTCTGTTCGATCACCCTCCGCCGGGCGCGGCGCGCCCGCGCGTCGGGAGAGGCCGAACGTGGACACGCCCGTGAGCCAGGTCACACGGAGGAGTGAAATAACCGGGGACCCGTTCCCCGTTTGTACGGGAGTCCCGCTAAGCGGGGAGCTGCTCCCCGTTTGGGCGGGGCGGCCCTGCAGTCCGCACCACGAGC
Coding sequences within:
- a CDS encoding M6 family metalloprotease domain-containing protein gives rise to the protein MSQTRHRIRRPRRTSAYIGLTALALGVTATASTGISSRGNSAAGAVATTVESALAPCRIAGTMGVQMSEGMPTPPGYSRSTGEIRALNLMIDFPDAKGEGTAADRMAEFFPQTAEWFRTSSYGRLVYRAEAPIKGWLRMPMPFAAYGIERGSAYEPGYRQLVEHIAKAADPEVDFARYDLINVLVTPNAGPSALDTVLSVTFSGNGEAPVADGVPLANTSFVYSRQDDGSGTYQETGYRVLPHENGHVFGLPDLYTSDGGNTVGHWDIMSEDWGANNDLMGWHKWKLGWLDSKQISCAAKSGTSDHTLSPLGIRGGTKLAFVPLSESSGYAVEVRTLAGNDEAVCKPGVLIYKVDSDVDTGHGPITVSDSASTSGGCTRRPNVHAELSDAPFRPGETFTDEKAGISVSVVGELRNGSYQVRIIRP